The Falco peregrinus isolate bFalPer1 chromosome 1, bFalPer1.pri, whole genome shotgun sequence genome has a window encoding:
- the LOC101918324 gene encoding cholesterol 24-hydroxylase isoform X2 yields the protein MSPQYPKDPLVYGRIFSLFGERFLGNGLVTVCNHEHWHKQRRIMDPAFSRTYLMGLMETFNEKAEELMEKLEEKADGEKEFSMLTMMNRVTMDIIAKVAFGLELNALSDDQTPFPHAVTMVLKGMAKMRMSFMQYMPGNQKLVKEVKESLRLLRRVGKECIDQRREAIQNGKEATLDVLTQILKGDALEGTRDDENILDNFITFFIAGHETTANQLSFTVMALAQHPEILERLQAEVDDVLGAKRDIDNEDLGKLTYLSQVLKESLRLYPPVPGTVRWLEEEHIVDGVRIPANTTLVFSTYMMGRMEKYFEDPLTFNPDRFSKDAPKPYYCYFPFSLGPRSCIGQVFAQMEAKVVMAKLLQRFEFQLVPGQSFKLVDAGTLRPLDGVMCKLKPRNPARGCRA from the exons ATGTCACCACAGTACCCAAAGGATCCGCTGGTGTATGGTCGTATCTTCAGCTTATTTGGTGAGAG GTTTCTAGGGAATGGCTTGGTAACTGTTTGCAACCATGAGCATTGGCACAAGCAGCGGAGGATAATGGATCCAGCTTTCAGCCGAAC CTACCTGATGGGTCTGATGgaaacttttaatgaaaaagcagaggagctgaTGGAGAAGCTAGAGGAAAAGGCAGATGGAGAAAAAGAGTTTAGCATGCTAACGATGATGAACCGGGTGACTATGGATATCATTGCAAAG GTAGCCTTTGGCTTGGAATTAAATGCACTGAGTGATGACCAGACACCTTTCCCGCACGCTGTGACTATGGTTTTGAAGGGGATGGCCAAGATGCGCATGTCCTTCATGCAG TACATGCCAGGGAATCAGAAGCTGGTAAAGGAGGTCAAGGAGAGTCTGAGGCTGCTGCGGCGTGTGGGGAAGGAGTGCATTGACCAGAGGAGAGAGGCCATCCAGAATGGGAAGGAAGCCACACTGGATGTCCTTACGCAGATACTGAAAGGAGACG CTCTGGAGGGAACTAGAGATGACGAAAACATTCTGGATAACTTTATCACTTTCTTTATCGCAG GTCATGAAACCACGGCCAATCAGTTGTCATTTACAGTAATGGCACTGGCTCAGCATCCTGAAATACTGGAAAG GCTTCAGGCAGAAGTGGATGATGTTCTTGGTGCCAAGAGAGACATTGACAATGAGGATCTTGGCAAACTCACCTACTTATCACAG GTTTTGAAGGAATCACTGCGGCTGTACCCACCTGTCCCGGGGACGGTACGCTGGTTGGAGGAGGAGCACATCGTTGATGGTGTCAGAATTCCTGCAAACACGACACTTGTT TTTAGCACGTATATGATGGGAAGGATGGAAAAGTATTTCGAGGATCCACTCACTTTCAATCCAGACCGGTTTAGCAAAGATGCACCTAA gccATATTACTGCTATTTTCCATTCTCTCTGGGACCCCGATCCTGCATCGGGCAGGTGTTTGCACAG ATGGAGGCGAAAGTGGTGATGGCAAAACTGCTGCAGAGGTTTGAATTCCAGCTGGTACCAGGGCAGAGTTTTAAACTCGTGGATGCTGGAACCTTAAGGCCACTAGATGGAGTAATGTGTAAATTAAAGCCAAGGAACCCTGCAAGAGGCTGCCGGGCGTGA
- the LOC101918495 gene encoding extracellular tyrosine-protein kinase PKDCC-like, with the protein MAAVRARRGARLSAAALLALGALALLALLALPALPAGRGEGRPGSPPPPPLPLPPGLREELRQRRRDLRRLAAAAGGGGEAAAGGLGCGDLSLATGVSVLGWGFTKVVARAALAGGGAVALKSVHGAGREVRQCVQRYGAPAGCRRLAAYKLLKEVTLLRRLQHPGIVQLHGQCYDNSGDAEIRVTAMLELGAPLEMIHLLQTPWEERFKICLSLVKLLFYLAHSPLGSIVLLDFQPRQFVMVDGNLKVTDMDDASTEELSCKEDNDCTLDFPTKSFPLKCSAVGKCEGINEKKNLFNAYRYFFTYLLPHSAPPALRPFLSDILNATGNLRYGINETLKAFENVLHLYKSGLYLQKRPLLLKGYISLKGFRTVEGEDYKCWPSYSHLGCLLSVHSAEEAAAICNSQSQCQSFIVTQQRTWTGRPLASFQSSLTDLIPDADAVVYIKRSASSGEKL; encoded by the exons aTGGCGGCGGtgcgggcgcggcggggcgcccGGCTGAGCGCGGCGGCGCTGCTGGCGCTGGGGGCCCTGGCGCTGCTGGCGCTGCTGGCGCTGCCGGCGCTGCCGGCCGGCCGTGGCGAGGGGCGCCCGgggtccccgccgccgccgccgctcccgctgCCGCCGGGCTTGCGGGAGGAGCTGCGGCAGCGGCGGCGCGACCTGCGGCgcctggcggcggcggcgggcggcggcggggaggcggcggcgggcgggctgggcTGCGGCGACCTGAGCCTGGCGACGGGCGTCAGCGTGCTGGGATGGGGCTTCACCAAGGTGGTGGCGCGGGCGGCGctggcgggcggcggcgccgtCGCCCTCAAGTCGGTGCACGGGGCGGGCCGGGAGGTGCGGCAGTGCGTGCAGCGCTACGGGGCGCCGGCCGGCTGCCGCCGCCTGGCCGCCTACAAGCTGCTGAAGGAGGTGACGCTGCTGCGGCGCCTGCAGCATCCCGGCATCGTCCAG CTGCACGGTCAGTGCTACGATAACAGCGGAGATGCTGAAATACGGGTCACAGCTATGTTGGAGCTGGGAGCCCCCCTGGAGATGATTCATCTTCTGCAGACCCCTTGGGAGGAGAGATTTAAA ATTTGCCTGAGTCTTGTGAAACTGCTGTTTTACTTGGCACATTCCCCCCTGGGTTCAATAGTCCTCTTGGATTTCCAGCCGAGGCAGTTTGTTATGGTGGATGGAAACCTTAAAGTGACAGACATGGATGATGCCAGCACTGAGGAACTGTCATGCAAGGAAGATAATGACTGCACACTCGACTTCCCTACAAAAAGCTTCCCTCTCAAGTGCTCTGCGGTTGGGAAATGTGaaggaataaatgaaaagaagaatcTTTTCAATGCATATCG GTATTTTTTCACCTATCTTTTGCCACACTCTGCGCCACCAGCTTTGCGGCCTTTTTTGAGTGATATTCTGAATGCAACAG GTAATTTACGATATGGAATAAATGAAACcctgaaagcttttgaaaacGTTTTACATCTGTACAAGTCTGGGCTCTATCTGCAGAAAAGAcctcttcttttaaaag GCTACATCTCCCTGAAGGGCTTCCGGACGGTAGAAGGAGAAGACTACAAGTGCTGGCCCTCCTACAGCCACCTGGGGTGCCTGCTCTCTGTTCACAGCGCCGAGGAAGCTGCCGCAATTTGTAACTCCCAGTCGCAGTGTCAGAGTTTTATTGTCACCCAGCAGAGGACGTGGACAG gaCGCCCACTTGCCTCGTTTCAGAGTAGCCTGACTGATTTAATACCGGATGCTGACGCTGTAGTCTATATTAAACGATCGGCTTCCTCAGGGGAAAAACTTTAA
- the LOC101918324 gene encoding cholesterol 24-hydroxylase isoform X1 — translation MEALGAAGGLLLGLSLLAFGLYCCYVRYIHAKYDHIPGAPRESFLFGHLPILWRKQDFMHDFFLQWAEKYGPIIRLNAFHRVSVLILSPEGVKEFLMSPQYPKDPLVYGRIFSLFGERFLGNGLVTVCNHEHWHKQRRIMDPAFSRTYLMGLMETFNEKAEELMEKLEEKADGEKEFSMLTMMNRVTMDIIAKVAFGLELNALSDDQTPFPHAVTMVLKGMAKMRMSFMQYMPGNQKLVKEVKESLRLLRRVGKECIDQRREAIQNGKEATLDVLTQILKGDALEGTRDDENILDNFITFFIAGHETTANQLSFTVMALAQHPEILERLQAEVDDVLGAKRDIDNEDLGKLTYLSQVLKESLRLYPPVPGTVRWLEEEHIVDGVRIPANTTLVFSTYMMGRMEKYFEDPLTFNPDRFSKDAPKPYYCYFPFSLGPRSCIGQVFAQMEAKVVMAKLLQRFEFQLVPGQSFKLVDAGTLRPLDGVMCKLKPRNPARGCRA, via the exons ATGGAGGCGCTGGGGGCGGCCGGGGGACTCCTGCTGGGCCTGTCCCTCCTGGCCTTCGGCCTGTACTGCTGCTACGTGCGGTACATCCACGCCAAGTACGACCACATCCCCGGCGCCCCCCGGGAGAG ctttttatttGGACATCTGCCGATCTTGTGGAGGAAACAGGATTTTATGCATGATTTCTTCCTGCAGTG GGCAGAAAAATATGGACCTATTATACGGCTGAATGCCTTTCACAGAGTCTCAGTGCTGATTCTGAGTCCTGAAGGAGTGAAG GAGTTCTTGATGTCACCACAGTACCCAAAGGATCCGCTGGTGTATGGTCGTATCTTCAGCTTATTTGGTGAGAG GTTTCTAGGGAATGGCTTGGTAACTGTTTGCAACCATGAGCATTGGCACAAGCAGCGGAGGATAATGGATCCAGCTTTCAGCCGAAC CTACCTGATGGGTCTGATGgaaacttttaatgaaaaagcagaggagctgaTGGAGAAGCTAGAGGAAAAGGCAGATGGAGAAAAAGAGTTTAGCATGCTAACGATGATGAACCGGGTGACTATGGATATCATTGCAAAG GTAGCCTTTGGCTTGGAATTAAATGCACTGAGTGATGACCAGACACCTTTCCCGCACGCTGTGACTATGGTTTTGAAGGGGATGGCCAAGATGCGCATGTCCTTCATGCAG TACATGCCAGGGAATCAGAAGCTGGTAAAGGAGGTCAAGGAGAGTCTGAGGCTGCTGCGGCGTGTGGGGAAGGAGTGCATTGACCAGAGGAGAGAGGCCATCCAGAATGGGAAGGAAGCCACACTGGATGTCCTTACGCAGATACTGAAAGGAGACG CTCTGGAGGGAACTAGAGATGACGAAAACATTCTGGATAACTTTATCACTTTCTTTATCGCAG GTCATGAAACCACGGCCAATCAGTTGTCATTTACAGTAATGGCACTGGCTCAGCATCCTGAAATACTGGAAAG GCTTCAGGCAGAAGTGGATGATGTTCTTGGTGCCAAGAGAGACATTGACAATGAGGATCTTGGCAAACTCACCTACTTATCACAG GTTTTGAAGGAATCACTGCGGCTGTACCCACCTGTCCCGGGGACGGTACGCTGGTTGGAGGAGGAGCACATCGTTGATGGTGTCAGAATTCCTGCAAACACGACACTTGTT TTTAGCACGTATATGATGGGAAGGATGGAAAAGTATTTCGAGGATCCACTCACTTTCAATCCAGACCGGTTTAGCAAAGATGCACCTAA gccATATTACTGCTATTTTCCATTCTCTCTGGGACCCCGATCCTGCATCGGGCAGGTGTTTGCACAG ATGGAGGCGAAAGTGGTGATGGCAAAACTGCTGCAGAGGTTTGAATTCCAGCTGGTACCAGGGCAGAGTTTTAAACTCGTGGATGCTGGAACCTTAAGGCCACTAGATGGAGTAATGTGTAAATTAAAGCCAAGGAACCCTGCAAGAGGCTGCCGGGCGTGA